A window of Nitrospirota bacterium contains these coding sequences:
- a CDS encoding GDP-L-fucose synthase, with the protein MEKRTKIYIAGHRGLVGSALLRKLRSEGYTNIVVRTRSELDLTRQIEVENFFKDEKPEYVFLAAAKVGGILANNLYPAEFIYDNIILQANIIHSAYRYGVTKLLYFGSSCIYPKLAPQPMKEEYLLTGKLEPTNEPYAIAKIAGIKMCQSYNRQYGTKFVSVMPTNLYGLNDNFDLETSHVLPALIRKFHDVKKSGHDSVTLWGTGSPRRELLHVDDLADACIFLMRNYEGSEIVNIGSGEDITIRELAELVKHIAGFKGEIVWDRNKPDGSPRKLLDISKLKSLGWMPKISLSDGIKMTYDWYVESTG; encoded by the coding sequence ATGGAGAAACGCACTAAAATATATATTGCGGGACATAGAGGGTTGGTCGGGTCTGCATTGCTGCGGAAACTCCGGTCAGAAGGATACACAAACATTGTCGTCCGCACCCGCTCCGAACTCGACCTCACCAGGCAAATCGAGGTAGAAAATTTCTTTAAAGATGAGAAGCCGGAATATGTTTTCCTGGCTGCCGCGAAAGTCGGTGGCATTCTTGCAAACAATCTATACCCCGCTGAGTTTATCTATGACAACATTATATTACAAGCAAATATTATTCATTCAGCATATAGATATGGAGTTACAAAACTCCTTTATTTCGGAAGCTCCTGCATATACCCGAAGTTAGCTCCCCAGCCGATGAAAGAGGAGTATCTGCTGACAGGCAAGCTCGAGCCCACAAATGAGCCATATGCAATAGCAAAAATTGCCGGCATAAAAATGTGCCAGTCATATAACAGGCAGTACGGAACAAAATTCGTATCCGTAATGCCGACAAATTTGTACGGCCTCAATGACAATTTCGACCTTGAGACGTCACATGTGCTGCCTGCCCTTATCAGGAAATTTCACGACGTAAAAAAATCAGGACATGATTCCGTAACCCTTTGGGGTACCGGCTCTCCAAGAAGAGAGCTTTTGCACGTAGATGACCTGGCGGACGCCTGTATTTTCTTAATGCGCAATTATGAAGGCAGCGAAATTGTCAACATAGGTTCAGGGGAAGATATAACTATTAGAGAGCTTGCTGAATTGGTAAAGCATATCGCAGGGTTTAAAGGTGAAATTGTCTGGGATAGAAACAAACCTGACGGGTCCCCGCGTAAGCTTTTGGACATATCGAAATTAAAATCTCTGGGCTGGATGCCGAAAATCAGCCTCAGCGACGGAATAAAAATGACTTATGACTGGTATGTGGAAAGCACGGGTTAA
- a CDS encoding N-acetylneuraminate synthase family protein yields MNTINFGKSKISTNGPCYVIAEIGHNHQGNLETALKMIKVAASYGVQAVKLQKRDNKTLYTKAMYNKPYDNENSYGATYGEHREFLEFDRAAYMECMKCAEENGVEFMSTAFDFKSADFLNGLGITSFKIASADVTNTPLLEYIAKLGKPMFVSTGAATMEEIRIAYKAVTKYNDKLCLMHCIAGYPTEYHNLNLKVIDTLKKEFPDVIIGYSGHDNGILAAVISYMMGATVLEKHFTLNRSWKGTDHRFSLEPEGLRKQIRDLRRVDIALGDSSKTVYDFEVEAKKKMGKGIYTSRPLSAGTIITWDDICLKTPTNGTPPYMIDKIIGKKLKINLDDEAALSPDNVE; encoded by the coding sequence ATGAATACAATCAACTTTGGCAAAAGCAAAATATCTACTAATGGTCCATGTTACGTAATTGCAGAGATCGGACATAATCATCAGGGGAACCTTGAGACGGCCCTTAAAATGATTAAAGTTGCCGCGTCATACGGCGTACAGGCGGTAAAATTGCAGAAGAGGGACAACAAAACTCTCTATACCAAAGCGATGTACAATAAACCATATGACAATGAAAACAGCTATGGAGCAACTTATGGCGAGCACAGGGAATTTCTTGAATTCGACAGGGCTGCTTATATGGAATGCATGAAGTGCGCTGAAGAAAACGGCGTCGAGTTCATGTCTACAGCCTTTGATTTTAAAAGCGCGGATTTTCTTAACGGTCTCGGGATAACAAGTTTTAAGATTGCATCAGCGGATGTAACGAATACCCCTCTGCTGGAATATATTGCAAAACTGGGCAAGCCCATGTTTGTCTCAACCGGAGCCGCAACCATGGAAGAAATCCGTATTGCATATAAAGCTGTTACCAAATATAACGACAAGCTTTGTCTTATGCACTGTATAGCAGGTTATCCGACCGAATATCACAATCTCAATTTAAAAGTGATTGACACATTAAAGAAAGAATTTCCCGATGTGATCATAGGATATTCCGGTCACGATAACGGTATCCTTGCCGCTGTAATTTCATATATGATGGGCGCAACTGTGCTGGAAAAACATTTCACCTTAAACCGTTCGTGGAAAGGAACGGACCACCGGTTCTCCCTCGAACCGGAAGGGCTTCGCAAACAAATAAGGGATTTGCGCCGGGTGGATATCGCGCTTGGCGACAGCAGCAAAACAGTTTATGATTTTGAAGTCGAGGCAAAAAAGAAGATGGGAAAAGGGATTTATACTTCCCGCCCTTTATCGGCTGGAACAATAATTACCTGGGATGACATCTGTCTGAAAACACCCACCAACGGGACCCCGCCGTACATGATTGATAAGATCATCGGTAAAAAACTGAAGATCAACCTTGATGATGAGGCCGCCCTGTCACCGGATAACGTAGAATAA
- a CDS encoding HAD hydrolase family protein, whose translation MKARQNLKKLTADTAKQIQMIVFDFDGVFTDNRVLVLQDGTEGVLCSRSDGFGLDAARSAGIKLLVISTEKNSVVSARCKKLNLPCIHGCDNKSGTLKLEAEKLNIHLNNIAYMGNDINDLECLKIVGFPVCVSDAYPEVVKASIHVTQTKGGHGAVREFCDFVAAARKQKDAKRLRTAHG comes from the coding sequence ATGAAGGCAAGGCAAAATCTTAAGAAATTGACGGCTGACACGGCGAAACAGATCCAAATGATCGTCTTTGATTTCGACGGCGTGTTTACCGACAATCGCGTATTGGTCCTGCAGGACGGCACAGAGGGAGTATTATGCAGCAGGTCCGACGGCTTCGGACTGGATGCAGCAAGAAGCGCCGGTATAAAATTACTGGTTATTTCAACCGAGAAAAATTCCGTCGTGAGCGCAAGATGTAAAAAGCTCAATTTGCCGTGCATTCACGGGTGTGATAATAAATCCGGGACATTAAAGCTCGAAGCCGAAAAATTAAATATCCACCTTAACAATATTGCATATATGGGAAATGATATAAACGACCTTGAATGCCTCAAGATCGTCGGTTTCCCTGTTTGCGTATCCGACGCCTATCCCGAAGTTGTAAAGGCCTCAATACATGTAACGCAGACAAAAGGCGGTCACGGCGCAGTGCGGGAGTTCTGTGACTTTGTTGCGGCGGCAAGAAAACAGAAGGACGCTAAACGATTAAGGACTGCCCATGGATAG
- a CDS encoding SDR family oxidoreductase, translating to MDSIKKLFDLTGRTAIVTGAAGQLGTQYTQTLLDAGASVAAFDLKIDNPRGRLKEINSQRLLKVEVDITKRESIENALRQTISVLGNPDILINNAAIDAPPNADEHETGPFETYPESSWDIMMDVNLKGMFLCCQVIGGHMAKAGGGSIINIASIYGILSPDQRIYEYKEKPFIKPVTYCVSKSGVLNLTRYLATYWSKKGVRVNTLTIGGVFNNQDATFLKNYSNKVPLGRMADQDEYNGAILFLSSNASSYMTGSNLIVDGGFSAW from the coding sequence ATGGATAGTATAAAAAAACTCTTCGATCTGACCGGCAGAACCGCAATTGTCACCGGGGCAGCCGGGCAGCTCGGCACACAATATACACAGACGCTTCTCGATGCAGGTGCGTCCGTTGCGGCCTTCGATTTGAAAATAGACAATCCGAGAGGACGCCTTAAAGAAATCAATTCCCAACGGCTGCTCAAGGTTGAAGTAGACATAACGAAACGGGAGTCAATAGAGAACGCTTTGCGGCAAACAATATCCGTTCTTGGCAACCCTGACATTTTAATAAACAACGCGGCGATTGATGCCCCGCCAAATGCGGATGAGCACGAGACTGGACCGTTTGAAACCTATCCAGAATCTTCATGGGACATAATGATGGACGTCAATCTCAAGGGCATGTTCCTCTGCTGCCAGGTAATTGGCGGGCATATGGCAAAAGCAGGCGGAGGCTCCATAATAAATATCGCATCCATATACGGGATACTTTCCCCCGACCAGAGGATCTATGAATACAAGGAGAAGCCGTTTATCAAGCCGGTGACATATTGCGTAAGCAAATCGGGAGTATTAAACCTTACCCGGTATCTGGCAACATACTGGTCAAAAAAAGGCGTACGGGTAAACACCCTGACGATCGGGGGTGTGTTCAATAACCAGGACGCGACTTTCCTGAAAAACTATTCAAACAAGGTCCCACTGGGGCGCATGGCAGATCAGGACGAATATAACGGCGCGATATTATTTTTATCATCCAATGCGTCTTCGTATATGACGGGGTCAAATCTCATTGTGGACGGAGGTTTTTCAGCATGGTGA